The sequence tgagcgaggttgaccaagggccaaattgtgatggctagaccactggatcagagcatctccaaaactgcagctcttgtggggtgttcccggtctgcagtggtcagtatctgtcaaatgTCCTGTaagcccatggaggccccacctctcaacttacaggatctctgctaacatcttggtgccagatcccacagcacaccttcagagatctagtggagtccatgcctcgatgggtcagggctgttttggcagcaaaagggggaccagcacaatattaggcaggtggtcatgatgttatgcctgatctgtgtttaATTATGTTATAACCAGAGCGTTATCATATGACCATGAGACCCAAACATCCAGATTTATTGAAAATACATCCAGAATTGAAGCTCACTGCCCCTGTGCGCATTTCTGATACAATAGTTTCATCACCAAGGAGGCGAGTAATAAAATTATTACAGATGACCCCTTGATAAACTAATCCGGTCTGAATAGGGCTTTGTGGAAAACACTAACGTCATTTGTAGACGGTCCCTTAGCTCTCCTCGATATTGCGGCTCTTCATAAAAATCACCGTAGGCTCGGGATTTCGTTTCAGATATCAataatgaggggaaaaaaacgtaTCTGATTGCCTTGACTgtgaataataatttatacGTGTTAACTTTTTCGAATGACGAATGTGCGAATGTGAAACCGCAGGATATAAACAGACCACAGCATGAAAACACACCGCTAATCCATATGAAAATATAACTcgagacacaacaaacacaaatgatCTATTcctggccaaaaaaaaacaaactttatcTAATGCACCATGGAAGcgtttataatgtgtttatgtgatCCCGAATCGCGTCTGTTcgttttgatattttttttctaccaGGAATAAATCCATTCCCTGATTTAGCATTCGATCAAGTTAATGTTCGTTAACCAGTTTAATTTTGGCAAAGCATCATCAACAAGCTACCTATTACACCTATTTccgaattttttaaaaaaaaaaatgacaatctCACTTCACTACAGTACGGCTAAAACAATTCAAAGGCTTCATCCCAAAACGACATCTAGTGTGCTATGacaagtgcactacataggacGCAGACGCTATTGGTTCGTGTGCTACAGCGTGCACGTAAATAGGGAGTGGTGGGCGATTTGGAACGCAGCCACTAGCTTACAAGTTACCTGTGCAGCTCATCTAGTAAGATTCAGCTCGACTTACCTTGGGCTTGTGTGCAATTCCTAACTTGTTCAGATCTtacaaatatttgtaaatattttaatttacaaaGAATGGATTTAGTCAGACAGCGCTGTAGTCCTTCTTCGTCTTTTAGGAGTTTATGAAGGAATTGATGTTTTCTAGCGGGTGAAGGGGGAATCAATATTTCTGCTCATTACCGCCACCATCTAGGCTGGAGGATGAGGCTGGTTCAATGACTGTACAGTATGAGTGGACAGCATGGTGCCATTGACTATCACTGTGAAGTTTTGAAGCCAAAATGCAGTTGAAAACAAGTCGCAATCATTAAGTTTGCACATTAAATGAACAGGAGATAAGACTCGTCGCATTCTATCTACACAAGTATTGCCCACCTCCAAAAATATATCGTCACACAGCAAAGCCAATTGTTCTGTTCTTGCTAAACATGGAAGACGTTTGAGATCATAAGATGAACATGAGATTATGGATCAGAATTTCAACTTTCCTTTAGATCTAGAtgtgttacacaacacagaacagggCGAGTTTTTGGCGACAAcacagaccttttttttttatagagttAGCTTGTGAACGTCACAGTGAGTAAAGCTAATAAGAGATGATACAGATTAAGATCATGATTTTTGGTGCATTCTTTTATGAATGTCTTGCCCGAACATTCttacacaaaaaacactgaCGACAGATGGTGAAAGTCTTATAAGTATAGAAAACATTAACAGACATGGGGGATGTCTTGTGGAATAAGTATATGAGCACTTATTTATATGTAGTGTTATTTAAAAAGTTCAGCATTAAAATGAACTAACTTTAAATCTCTTTGCAATGCTAGAAACTCGGCGGCAAAAAAGGAACTCCTCTCCACTCGTCGACcatttaaaaaatcaattaaGTCAATTATTATAGGCTCAGACTATCACTGCTTCCACAGCTTCTGAAGGGTTTTTGTCATAAATTTGTTTCTCTGTAAAATTTTCAATCATTATAGATAAAACGGACACTgatactgtatataatttatGCTAATGATGCTCTCTGTTTTACTTTAAATTGTCTGGTCTACACTGGTGCACTTATGTATGTTAAAAGAATTTAGAGAAGTGAATCTCTGTCCACACTGTGCGCAgtgatacggcttctctcccgTGTGAACACGCTGATGTTTATGAAGATCGCTCTGCTGAATAAAACTCTTGccacattctgagcagtgatacggcttctctcccgTGTGAATGCGATGGTGTCTTTGGAGATCATTCTGTTgattaaaactcttcccacactgtgagcactgatacggcttctctcccgTGTGAATGCGCTCGTGTGTTTGGAGATGACTCTGTCGATTAAAACTCTTCCCGCACTCCGAGCAGTAATACGGCTTTTCTCCCGTGTGAATGCTCTTGTGTCTTTCGAGATATCTCTGTTgattaaaactcttcccacactgtgaaCAGTGAaacggcttctctcctgtgtgaatgtgcTGATGCTGTCGGAGATGGCACTGGTTAGTAAAACTCTTTCCACACTGTGTGCAGTGATACGGTTTCTCGcccgtgtgaatgcgctggtgttgTTTGTAATTACTCCCGTTATTAAAACTCTTCCCGCACTGGGAGCAGTGATAcggtttctctcctgtgtgaatgcgctgatGCTGTCCGAGATTACGCTGGTAAGTAAACCTCTTTCCGCACTGTGGGCAAGGGTATGGCTTTTCTCTTGGGTGGACACACTGGTGCTTACTGAGATTACACACGGAAATAAAATCCTTCCCACATTTTGAGCAGTGACATGTTGTGTGGAGAGTATCAGCGCATGTTTGCTGGTTACTGGAGCTTCGTGTGGTCATAACATTGTCGTTTACAATTTCACTTGATCTAAAAAATCTCATGTTGTCCTCAGAGTGGCTTCTCTTTATGTGACTGTCAAGATGAAACTGAGATGTGTAGGAAAGCTGACACCAGGAGCAGGAGAAAAGTAGGTCATCGTTCATTTCtagagaataaaaaatatatagtataaGTAATTTATTAGTACTTCAACTTATTTTAGAAATTGTGCCAAATATTACTATATAACATTTAGCGTGGTCTAAAACTGAGGATTGCTTGTCAGAGTAAACACTGTTAcatgtatttgtatataatagCCACTGTGGGCTGAAGGTTAGTGGttaacaataatataaatcaGGGTTATACATAACTACTTGAAGAGCATTTTTTCTTCCAGAGGTAGTCGAATGCAAGTCCAAGGTTTTTGCCGTAGTCATCTTTGTACCACATCAAGAGTTCTTGTCCTGTTTTGATGGGTTGACAGCAACGATAGAGAATGCCTCCTCGATACTGGAAAGCCACAAGATTCTGTTCTTCTACGTAACGAGCACAGTTCACATACCTTGAAAATAAACAGACTCTGAACAATGAACGGTAGAGGGATGTGAAGTAAAAGAGAGTcttcctcacctgacatcagtgcaTGATTTCCTATCCCATACCTCAGTATGAGTTCAAAGGTAAAATGGAGGTATCAGATCCAGGACATATCTGACCTCAGCAATGAAGACCTCTGCCTAGCTAAAGAGAATGCAACACAGACTAGCTTGTCTGTTGGTTTGGTTGTTTTTCTCACAGTAGGTGCAAATGGCAATAAGACACAGTGTTCTTAATTCTTCACAGAGTTGACTTTATGAACAAACCAATAAAATGTGATATAATCTCAGGTAATGGTTCGTTGACCTCAAGGATACTGAGGTGGCAAGACCTCTAACCCCTGGTAGCAGTCTGTGGATTTTTCATTTCAACAGACATTGAATACAACACTGCTCTCCACTTTATCTTTCAGAAAAAACATATGGGATATCTTCTTGACTTTGTACCCCTAATGTACCCAATTCTCAGGTACCACTATACCTTAACACTGACGAAATGTACCTAATGGTTTTacccaaaaataataattcactgCTGTTTGGGCTTTGGACTCCTCCCTACTTGATTCCTGGAAGCATAGGAGGTATTCATGTTGTTATGCTAACTCATTCACTCAACAGTTACTTCTATATTTTCCCAGTATACTGCAGCATGCAGTACCAAGCAAATTGTTCCACAAGTAGTGGCTAAATCATGTGACTACAATTTACTTGACATTATCTGGGATAATCTTGGTCATAAACACCATCCAGAATTTAAAAAAGGGGATTCAGACTTCACCCCTTTTTCAGAGAGGAATAACAACCTGGCTGCTCTCAGGTCCAGTAGCAGAtgtctttttatctttttacaACCTCTCAGGCCTCCTTCCCATATATATTGGCGCACTAATAGTGCTGGGGATTTTGACCATAGCTGTGACTCACATGTTCTTCGGTGCCCCTCTGTGTATACATCTCCATACAAATGGACATGACTGAAAGGGATTGTTAGATTATGTACGTAGATATCCACTGTTTGCTGAATGGCaagttactctacacatcaGTCACAGATTGTTGGACCAGCGTGTTGGACTAAGggaagatggtggtgatgaggggTAGATATGCACAAGACCGAAATCCCATACTGTGTGTAATACACTTCCTATACTCTCCTTCTGAGAACAGTGGTTCTAAGCATAACTTAATGTTTTCCAGTAAAGAATTGTAAAATCAACAACTAACAGTATGCACTGTATTCCTCACCTCATCCAGTTAGAATGCATCTCTCTCCGGCCGTCTATGTATTTCTCACACCGCCTGCTCCTGGATATCTACAAAAGAATGAATAATAGatattatacatacacagttatacacacaaacccagaCGTCTCAAATTCCTGGCAGGTCAAAGCCCTGTATGATCAGTGATTTGTTCACACAGTAATGCATTCAAATGTTTCTTGCAGAACATTTCTAGTTCTGAGATATTCAGAACTAGGGGCCAGCTTATGTAGTCAGTTAGTCATTAGTGTGAGGATTTTCAGGAATGCTTTGGATGATTATTCTGTTGTAGAAAGTAAATACATTTCAGTTCCAGTTGTGTGTCACATTTAATTTTAGAATTTGTGTATGTTTACTTCCATCTATTTATGTAATGTGTTCTGCGCCTCTGGTTGCCACCTAACCCCAAAGCTTAACAGATTCACTCCAATGCTTGATAGTTGGAAACATAAtgctgttctttttttcccacaaacATACCACTGGATTCAGGTCAGTCCACAGCACTTGTTTTCTAAATGCATGTTGCTGATCTAGCAATTGTTTTGCATACAACAGACGCTGACTTGTGATAAGGTTGTAGGTAAGGTTTCcttctgatgactcttccatgcaGATCATGTTTCTGTAAGCAAAACTGCACAACAAATGGTGGTCCACCTCTCCTGTCAACTAAACCTTCCTGCAGGTCCTTACTGACATACAGCAGTTTTGCTTTGCCTTCAGCTCTCATCTTCCAGATGTTGCTTGGACTTCCAAAGTTTCCTTTAATAGCATTTCACAGTAGAAATGTGAGATAGAAATACACTGATATAGCTGTATGTTCTCCCCCTTCTTTGTAATCATAAATTAGTCTTATTTTCATATCTTCAGTCAGCTGCTTAAAGGACCTCATGATTGTTGAGTGTCAGTGTCAAGGTTTAAAGAGTTAGAAAATTCTGTATTTGTTATTCATAATAACAAATACTGGCTACTCATAATAAGTCTATTAAGGCCTAATAAGCTAAACAAGttctcttttttaataaaaaaaaataaaaataaaaatgcaatttgCCCCAGGTAACCAAACTTTATCATACAACacatgaataaaacatatatcaataaatatatataaactcaCCACCCAAGAATAGCCACTATTCATGGCTTCTGCTCTGTCCACCAGGTCTCCCTCATAAGGCCCAAAGTGTGCACCAAGTGGAATAGTCTCTCCCTTATTAAACACCCCTAAGCCTGCATCAGGAATGTCAGACTTTCGAACCTCTAGACCGGGTGGAAGGGTTTGTATTGCTCGGTCTGCAACATCTCGAGGAACAGGGGTATCGAAGATAAAAAGAGCCGGACCGTGAACCTCACACTTGTTGATGAAGTAGGATCTGCAGTCCTCACAGTCTGGAATGGGGAAAAGATGACAAAAGAAATTACTAAAtccaaataaatacaattttagaACATAATAAGGTTTAAGGCCAGGTATTTCCATCAGTAACAAGCGATCATGGCACCCCTATTTGTACAGGTGTGAGATGATGCAGATGTGGAATAACAGGTTACTATGACAAATTTCTTATGACAAGACAAAGTCATATGATCATATGGTGTCTTACAGAGGAACTCATTATCATCTTCAGGTTCTTCCTCTTTTATAGGTCTCCTCTGAAAACCTCCAGTCTGTTGGTCAGCAGTATTAACACGTCCCAATGGTGCTCCATCTAAAAGTCCACAAAACCGAAAACAAGTAAATTTGACGGTCAAATTAATCATAGCTAGACTAAAGGGAGTTTCTGATCTGTCTTACAGAGATAGTCCTCATCTTCaagttcttctttttttataggCTTCTGTTGATCCACAGCGATGGGGATAACAAATTCCACAAAGTCTGAAGTCCCCCCATCTGAAGTCATGCAAAACTCAGTTTTCAAATTCTCACAAAGCTAATGAACAAAGAGAACAGGAAATAGGacaaacaaacattatttaaaacaatatgaattgactattatatattaaaaaaaaataacttcaaatccgaattaaataataacaaaagaaaCCTGAATCATGATTTTAAATGGACGTCTTACAATTTTCTTAATCCTAGGTTTAACCAGTGCAATATGATTACTTCTGTGACGTTAGACATAAATAAGGAGGGAGTAAGTAAGTAAAGAGATCCCATGAGATATCTGAGTGATGAGAGAAACAGATTGAAAACAAGTGTGGCCACTATTTTGTAATAGCCTTCctgcattttatatatttattacagaaaaaaagaaagcactgACCTCTGCTGACTCCATTAAAAgattctgggggaaaaaaaggaggcTCAAATATAAACAGCACCTTTGGCAAATGAACACACCTCATGGAaataattttaatgaaatacAAGTTGAAAGAAAACGAACACTGAACAACAAACATACTGCCCGATAGCTTCAGATAAAACCATCTCTGGAAAAAGGGTTCTGGTTTCTTTATTCATCAATCTGATACAGGTGTTAATAAAGTACATATTCACCAGTAGTAACCATGGTAACTGTGACATTTTCATATTTCTAAAATTACATCTCTAATTTAACATTTTGTTCCCCAGTGCAACCACACCAACTATCTCTCTGCTTGCTGCTATGCACCCCAAAAATATAAAGCTTCAATTCTGGCATCCACATCAGTTCATTTAATGATATCAACAAATGTTTTTGGACTTGGATCACAGTGCAATAGCACTATCAACggctataaaaaaacaaacaaacaaacaaacagaattatatgaaataaacaaggctgatttctttctaggtCTGACATGCGGCCAATCAGTGACGGTTATATCAGCTGAGTACACAATGTGAAACGCCTTGAGACTTCAATCtccatttataatatttttatagcagtttttgtgtttatgtttttagaAGAGGAACTAAAAGTACAGATCACATAAAAggttttttctttaacatttgTATCCTAAGGAAATCGTGCATGACACCAGAGCACTATGTACTTAAAATAGCTGTAAAAGAttagaaattatatttaataatttaccCCACATTATTCTAATTAAGCCATGATGCTCAACACTAATTAGTTTgatataaatttttttatttcaaacagatttaaaattattattattattattattattattactattaacaacaatattattattattatttttattattattattaattatattaataatattattattacatttaaaattatgTCTATGATGTAATTTTCCTTGAAGCATATACAGTGACTTCTGAAATTATAGGGATAATATCCAGTGAGATTTATTCTGatcatttttcagatttttatcattttattttctagatAAATTCTCATTactgcaaaagaaaaagaaaaaacagaaatggtaAAGCagaatttttaaatatgtaaaacagATTTTCATACGCACATTTTCTGACCATTAATTGATGAATTATTAACTTTGTTTATATCTTATCTTTTCTCTTTGCCAAAATATAAACGGCTGTTTTCGAGGaacattattttataatttgtcaGAGTAAACAAAGCGATATTCCTGATGACATTTCTTGATCTTTCTAATTGGTTTGATTGATGTGATCATTTACCAATAAGATGTAGATCCTAATTTTTTTCGATAGTCAATAATGTGAACAATTCTGCAGTATATGAAGGGATGCactcttgctcttttttattgcatttttattgtataaatgGTATTATGTAATGGTACtaagtatgatgatgatgatgatatttaaTTA comes from Hemibagrus wyckioides isolate EC202008001 linkage group LG14, SWU_Hwy_1.0, whole genome shotgun sequence and encodes:
- the LOC131364549 gene encoding histone-lysine N-methyltransferase PRDM7-like, producing MDEEEEKEGDEEGKKLKTWNYYYIPVLLQRLTTGAGCGFNSENLLMESAELCENLKTEFCMTSDGGTSDFVEFVIPIAVDQQKPIKKEELEDEDYLYGAPLGRVNTADQQTGGFQRRPIKEEEPEDDNEFLYCEDCRSYFINKCEVHGPALFIFDTPVPRDVADRAIQTLPPGLEVRKSDIPDAGLGVFNKGETIPLGAHFGPYEGDLVDRAEAMNSGYSWVISRSRRCEKYIDGRREMHSNWMRYVNCARYVEEQNLVAFQYRGGILYRCCQPIKTGQELLMWYKDDYGKNLGLAFDYLWKKKCSSSSYK